DNA from Phaeodactylum tricornutum CCAP 1055/1 chromosome 30, whole genome shotgun sequence:
tagaaattcattgatccaaatattgcattagcataggtccttgtatccgctgtctaacccgtggggagcattgtaAGCAagctgagttttacagtccctaagtccgcttaggtgtattgcaggtcctttgtaataacgcccacttgcgtttaccaggtattgtcaACATTGCGTTATTCCTGTCTTTTGTACATACATTGTTGTACTATGTAACACCTTCagggagtttttcaccttttcccatccccttcaGTAGATTTCCTCTAAAACAAAACTTATAAACTTGTCCCCACAATATagggatattgaacccccatatgcttgtcgtagggtttttccattggaaaagaggaaaagcgctatttcggcctctgcgacatgaaaaaatcgctatttcggccaaatctgaaaatttctaagtactttagattgagcgcgaaacggctgGTAAGCAAATTTAGCAAgtagaaaataatccaatgcttggtgaatgctctgtatatgatataGCAGAGGTATTGCACTGGAATTTTACAGATGCTGGCCATAGGGAGAGTGAAATTGCTGGGGTGGTGCTGTAGGACTGGAGTTTGCCATAGGTACCAAGGCCACTCGGAACCAATAGCTCCATTCACAACAGTGACCGAAAAATTGAGGGGATATGATGGTTGCCAAGCTTGTTGTAGGGTCAAAGGATACGGATGACTAGTATCAgttggggggggggggggggggagtGGAGGACTTTTCCAGAGACACTGGAGCCTGGACGGCAGTCACCATAGGGGTTGATGGGGGAATTGCCAAGATGTGCAGAGTGGATGGTGACGGGAAGGGACACTGCCTTGGCAGTTGCTGTTGCAATGGTGGCGTCATTTTCCCAGGCACGCGCTGCTTCTTTGCGACGTTGCTTTTTGAGTCTTTGGCGTTGCCTTTCTGCTTCAATGCGTTGCGCTTGCAGCAGCTTGGCACGTCACGGTTTCTCAATTTCCTTTTGAGTTTGGATTGGTGCAAAGTCGAATGGGAGCAGTGGAGTTGGGCGACGTAGGGTAGAGCTTTGTACAATTTTTCTGGGCATGCCAACGGTTGAGACTCCAGCAGGGTTCTGTACGACAATTTTTTGGCTGCAAGCTCAATCCCAGTCCCCGGATTGGGACTTCTGACTGGATAGAGTTTTGTGAAGTCCGTCCCGGGttcatgggttggaagcagctcatccatgccagcgcgatacctccgctatattataaacagagcatacaccaagcatttgatTTTTTCTAATTGCCAATTTTACTTAtaagccgtttcgcgctcaatcaaaagtacttacagttagaaattttcagatttggccgaaatagcgatttttcatgtcgcagaggccgaaatagcggttttcctcattggaaaacgattctaatttacagttactgttagagtcggatttcaaAAACGACTCTATTTTTTTCTGAAAAATTCTCCACGGATTTTAGAAACGCCAGCCGGATCCTCTAAATACTTAATGACTGGTCGTTATTTTTCGGGACTCACATTCAAGGCTTTGCGGCAAGCCCGAGGCAAACGTGTTGCAATAGAGTTCTGACCCCAAAGTACTGCTGTACCAGGAAGATCCAACTGGTGTCCGCTTGGACAACACCCTTTTGTTGCATCAGCAACTTGACTGTTAGAGGCTTTTATTGCTCTAATAAAGTCCTTTCATTGGTAGTATACTGCGATGGGAAGTGCTTCCTTGATGGACAAAAGAGTATCCGCAGAATAGTTTGTTGCTACGCTCAGGGCACAACTACTCTCACGAAAGTTACTTACGACCAGGATCGAACACATCAGTCAGGACTAGAAACCCTTGTAATCTTTAAGATACTTTTCATAATTTAGGTATTGACATTGAGTTTCCTTGTCGGGACTGGCCCATACAGTGCATCAAACAAAGACAGGGCATGCTTTGACCAAATCTTGCGTTGAAGTGAGTTAGTCTTATCAACCCATGGCTTTTGTTGACCTTGAAAATGAACAATACGCCACTCGCTAATATCATTGATTGTGAACACGGAATCTTCTGAATCGTCCAAGAACATGTTCCAAGCCGAGTCAAGTTTTCCATGAGTTCCATTACATTGCATGTTCATGGAAATTTGGACATCTCCACCAAGCGTAAATGACCAGTACGAAGCTACCGTTTCTATAAAGCGACTTCTGCGCAATTTTCCAAGGTCTAGAACCATCACCGCAGTGTCAAAAATCGGTATGTCTAAACTGTCTTTCTTCAGTAATTGTGAGGGGGTTGTAGCATTCAGAGCTGTCATCAAAGCACCAATTGACGTTTTTTTCGCAGAGTTCCTGGCGACAATACCACAATTTGGGATGACCTTTGAGGTAGACCACATTGGCCTAAGTGACTTTAGGATAATGGCATCACTATCAATCCAAAGAGCTTTTCCCACACACGGAAGAACCCGTGGCAAAAGAAGCTTGGCAGCATGTTCTCGAAACATCTTTGGAATGCCCACATGTGCTTGGTCCAGCGGTATTGTGTACACCTTTGCGTTGGGGAACCATCGAAGCACCATCCACCGGACAATGCACCGCTGCTTGGCATTCATATTATCCGCAAGGAAATAGAACACAAATTGTTCTCTTGGGTTGGACTTGTACAGTGCATGAATCCAGCTGGAGAGAATTGGCTTGGAGTGTAGCCACATCGGATTGATTGCGGTTGCAATGTGAATGGCATCATTGTCATAATGGTCTTCCTTGGTTGCTCTACACACATCCGCTTCAGGAGGGTACTCCCATGATGTTGGAATAACACCAAACTTTCTTGCAGAATCAGTTAGTTCCCCATGACACATTGTTAACACTTGAAGCGCATTTCGCTTGACCTCAAGAAATGCTGGGTTGGGGTTAGGTGGCGGCTGATCCCAATTGAAGGAAGCAAGAGCTTCTGACCCATTGACAGTGTTTACAGTGTGTACGGCATCCTGTAGACCGCTAAAACGCGCCCCATCGACACCTCCACCTCCGGGCATATTGTGATCCATGATCAGAATCACGGGCGTCCCCATGGAGGCAGCCGGTAACGCAATGTGGAGACGCTGAGTGATAACCagcttggccttttgcaagcGAAGCTTCATTTCGTTAGCTAAAAAGTATCTTGCCACCTGGTCATCTATAACACTTTTGTTCACAAGGTTTGCCGAAAGCTTCACAGCGCCCAACGTGATGTGGTCCGGTAACAGCTGGAGACCATTTTTGTTGACGTCGACAATTAAAACCTCATTGTTCTGCTCCTTCGAAGCACGCCATTTACTCCAGGTTGGTAGGAGAGTCATTGTCATGCACCCTGAAAAGACAGAGTGGACACCAATTGACTTCAAGAACCTTTGTGATTCCGTGTCACGAGCCCC
Protein-coding regions in this window:
- a CDS encoding predicted protein, with product MDELLPTHEPGTDFTKLYPVRSPNPGTGIELAAKKLSYRTLLESQPLACPEKLYKALPYVAQLHCSHSTLHQSKLKRKLRNRDVPSCCKRNALKQKGNAKDSKSNVAKKQRVPGKMTPPLQQQLPRQCPFPSPSTLHILAIPPSTPMVTAVQAPVSLEKSSTPPPPPPN
- a CDS encoding predicted protein; this encodes MVTKHISRVHTVPSRPQNSNWYRIPLVAATVCTVFSGFYSLRVLDCPFAGSSEAQLSTKWPAPSIIASKSSPSQATVTSDDNGCRPLANGGPVSLVWAYDDPPTLEAMKRTMEGLASALPGIQVAVYCGSSLCVTVAHKAVPKRSCIWIQHMVAPRLAQDSPLEDWVGDHVLAKLLSANHFEQTLQVVMQLVVIWKYGGMVLLPGSDVLNASDLGSLGQDDAVLLTADDQMLVKPGSGGGLYAVAAPPTNKVIEALMDEMLHVYQWPKYVASNWPVNIQWDVLCARMTICLDAQLSLLNMGITTETESVMERRPGRHFGTLSYQARRHSLKVVGDHNMNKGDEMQGLAGLQFRGIPGYLVERDRLDVVSVIASKNFSATGEVTVHSPSQSALTPTTVFLNAWWGDGNWIWPPPGKLEPVFVSMHLNNNKIKQDVNKSKAYLNQHWPIGARDTESQRFLKSIGVHSVFSGCMTMTLLPTWSKWRASKEQNNEVLIVDVNKNGLQLLPDHITLGAVKLSANLVNKSVIDDQVARYFLANEMKLRLQKAKLVITQRLHIALPAASMGTPVILIMDHNMPGGGGVDGARFSGLQDAVHTVNTVNGSEALASFNWDQPPPNPNPAFLEVKRNALQVLTMCHGELTDSARKFGVIPTSWEYPPEADVCRATKEDHYDNDAIHIATAINPMWLHSKPILSSWIHALYKSNPREQFVFYFLADNMNAKQRCIVRWMVLRWFPNAKVYTIPLDQAHVGIPKMFREHAAKLLLPRVLPCVGKALWIDSDAIILKSLRPMWSTSKVIPNCGIVARNSAKKTSIGALMTALNATTPSQLLKKDSLDIPIFDTAVMVLDLGKLRRSRFIETVASYWSFTLGGDVQISMNMQCNGTHGKLDSAWNMFLDDSEDSVFTINDISEWRIVHFQGQQKPWVDKTNSLQRKIWSKHALSLFDALYGPVPTRKLNVNT